The genomic segment AGCGTCAGATGGATGTACAAAACATTGTTTCTTTCTCTTTTCAGGGGGCCCATATCCAGATTACCAATCAAAAGCAGCAACGCCCTCTTGTCATGAAAGACGGCACTCCCTACATGTATTACTTGGACAAGCAAAATGGCAACAAGGTCACCGCCGTACGTATGATGGATACGCAAATGCTGTTGCGCGGCAGTTTTTACGAAACGAAGTGGACCTATCAAGGCCAGGCCCCCAATTTTGATCCCCCGCCGCTTCGTGTCGGTGAACGAGAGCAGGTCAATGCAGCATCTGAGCGGCAAATCCTCGATCTGGTCAATGTCTCCCGCTACCGATACAAGCTTCCGCCCCTTCAATGGAACGAAAAAGCTGCCGATGTGGCACGAAAACACAGCATGGACATGGAGGGCAACAATTTCTTCGATCACATCTCTGCGACTACCGGGAGTAATCCTTTTGACCGCATGAAAAGTGCATCTCTCGCTTACAGCATGGCCGGAGAGAATATTGCAGCAGGCTACACGGATGCTATCGAAGCCCATGAAGGCTGGATGAACAGTCCAGGCCATCGCAAAAACGTACTTGAAAAAGGCTTCACCCAGTTAGGAGTGGGCGTATATACAGACTACTTCACCCAAACCTTCCTCACTCCCATGAAATAATCGAAAGCCCGGTTTCGTCGCTTTTTATGGACGACCGGGCTTGTTTTTGCAAGAAGGAGCGCCACTTTACGGCAATTTCACCTGCTCCCTCAGATGGTCAACTTTTTCGGTAAACTCCACAACGACCGTTTCGTATTCTTTCGTGTGCAGAATCAGCCACGGACGACGCTCCCCTTTTTTTGGCATGATAACAAACATCTCTGCAATCATCGCATCGAGATTCGCGGATTTTAGCTTTATCGGCTTTGGGGGGACTAGCGGAATTTTTACGATCATGGCGGAATCCAACGATGGATTAAACTCCAAGACCCGCCCACTCACACTCTGCAAAATCTGCTGGGCTTCCTCCTGAAATCCAGCTGTATTTTCAAAGCTAGCCACAACGCGCTGCTTGTCCGTATCAAACAGTTCGATAGGCTCCCCCAGCCCGGCGGCA from the Brevibacillus brevis genome contains:
- a CDS encoding CAP domain-containing protein, which translates into the protein MHKWLWIGLIALGVLGISRLFTSDTTSFIRVNLNPASIYWDGREIVESEKPGYYTEEGKVIPASLEYKGTLYVPLPMISRHLNKPIGWDETSQTAWVGQPPVFSVGQPEKQTTPDAVPASLPLPQNPATNKPPAAPIREEKPNTIFDIGLGMSSEEVYKLLGEPARKEPSSLGYQWWVYNREPARYIQVGIANDKVVDVYSLAPTAKLGNIGVGTSQQSLERQMDVQNIVSFSFQGAHIQITNQKQQRPLVMKDGTPYMYYLDKQNGNKVTAVRMMDTQMLLRGSFYETKWTYQGQAPNFDPPPLRVGEREQVNAASERQILDLVNVSRYRYKLPPLQWNEKAADVARKHSMDMEGNNFFDHISATTGSNPFDRMKSASLAYSMAGENIAAGYTDAIEAHEGWMNSPGHRKNVLEKGFTQLGVGVYTDYFTQTFLTPMK